One window from the genome of Polyodon spathula isolate WHYD16114869_AA chromosome 59, ASM1765450v1, whole genome shotgun sequence encodes:
- the zmp:0000000926 gene encoding SH3 and multiple ankyrin repeat domains protein 1, which translates to MNSAPDRRKECLPPKKREFQAPKQRVSAEEPSKDSFKQPSPQWRKHTEPQAKDPAHCSNTSRLTSKYTTYNQTAPQWLISLPAAQQGPFLWGSHYPRTADPSATYNSFLRPGAPPLTSRWKHDPNHQSAHRAPSEYQPGYGVDPRELWPHLSAEKQAFSPSLPLPCAQPRQQPPSPRDHLHGHRKHLTTEPTNGFDGTEVGPGSPFSQYHFKGRTPENYPNGKRKCPGDQRLLVTTSSKHSRLSEAANSHLPDYRKDQRLFSQPHSPAPTTVESRSAKNAALDEMSPVRSTGWAQIFYGLPSLSTYMGIQHPPLGYSIYSQLDPAQGPAIPFYSQQGESGLTLRTSGIPSVSNRVVPLGAPLTVGGSGCDSQHLSPGVPIDYSSHSPVGGPSHTVAGTPASASSPSPSPSPAPKPPLVLPHFAKGSLIQLSTGELRNVEDMRTEDFLCSADASPELRLSYCTVQRIRESPDPGFTQLQVLLSDHTTQESLDVLLEYPFFVLNRGWSSCCPKRTAQIYGLLCYQLSVGDICLALTPESSLWRERSTEPTSVPQGCPREPRTRTKPVGAESTVRAASKQPPSSGTPSRTRRRRWSAPDLCVVTRTLPGVPHTQRDPDQW; encoded by the exons ATGAATTCAGCTCCAGATCGCAGGAAAGAATGTTTGCCTCCAAAGAAGAGAGAGTTCCAGGCCCCGAAGCAGCGAGTCTCAGCCGAGGAGCCCTCCAAAGACTCCTTCAAGCAGCCCTCGCCGCAGTGGAGGAAACACACAGAACCCCAGGCCAAGGACCCGGCCCACTGCAGCAACACTTCACGTCTGACCTCGAAGTATACCACATATAACCAAACTGCTCCACAGTGGCTAATCTCACTCCCAGCAGCACAACAAGGCCCCTTCTTGTGGGGGAGCCATTACCCCAGGACTGCTGACCCCTCTGCCACCTATAACAGCTTCCTTCGTCCCGGAGCCCCTCCGCTGACCTCCAGGTGGAAACACGACCCAAATCATCAGTCAGCCCACAGAGCCCCCAGTGAGTACCAGCCTGGTTATGGAGTCGATCCAAGGGAGTTATGGCCTCACCTGTCTGCAGAGAAGCAGGCCTTCAGTCCCTCACTTCCTTTGCCTTGCGCCCAACCCCGCCAGCAGCCTCCCTCCCCTAGGGATCACCTACATGGTCACAGGAAGCACTTGACCACTGAACCTACTAATGGGTTTGACGGGACGGAGGTGGGACCAGGGAGTCCTTTCTCTCAGTACCACTTCAAGGGCAGAACTCCTGAGAACTACCCCAATGGTAAGAGGAAATGCCCTGGAGATCAGAGATTGTTGGTTACCACCTCTTCTAAGCACAGCAGACTGTCCGAAGCAGCAAACTCACATTTGCCAGACTACAGAAAGGACCAACGGCTGTTCAGCCAACCCCATTCCCCCGCCCCCACCACCGTAGAGAGTAGAAGTGCAAAGAATGCTGCTCTAGACGAGATGAGCCCTGTGCGCTCCACTGGATGGGCTCAAATCTTTTATGGCTTGCCATCTTTGTCCACCTATATGGGAATACAGCATCCTCCCCTCGGCTATTCCATTTACAGTCAACTAGATCCTGCACAGGGCCCAGCTATCCCCTTTTACAGCCAGCAAGGGGAATCGGGTCTGACACTCAGGACCTCAGGGATCCCTTCTGTTTCGAACAGGGTTGTTCCACTTGGAGCCCCTCTGACAGTGGGGGGCTCTGGTTGCGATAGCCAGCACCTCTCTCCCGGAGTCCCTATCGATTATTCGAGTCACTCTCCCGTCGGGGGTCCCTCGCACACAGTGGCTGGGACCCCTGCTTctgcctcctctccctccccctccccctccccagctcCCAAGCCCCCCTTAGTCCTACCTCACTTTGCAAAGGGTTCCCTCATCCAGCTGTCCACAGGAGAGCTGAGGAACGTGGAGGACATGCGCACGGAGGACTTCCTTTGTAGTGCGGACGCCAGCCCCGAGCTTCGTCTCAGCTACTGCACTGTGCAGAGGATCAGGGAGAGCCCAGACCCTGGCTTCACTCAGCTGCAGGTCCTGCTGAGTGATCACACTACTCAG GAATCGCTAGATGTTTTGCTGGAATACCCCTTCTTTGTGCTCAATCGGGGCTGGTCATCCTGCTGCCCTAAGAGGACGGCTCAGATCTATGGGCTCCTCTGTTACCAGCTCTCAGTGGGGGACATCTGTCTGGCACTCACCCCAGAGAGCAGCCTttggagagagaggagcacagagCCCACCTCAGTGCCACAGGGCTGCCCCAGAGAGCCCAGGACACGGACCAAGCCTGTGGGTGCAGAGTCCACCGTCAGAGCAGCCAGCAAGCAACCCCCCAGCTCAGGAACTCCGTCCCGGACACGGAGAAGACGATGGTCCGCTCCCGACCTCTGTGTTGTTACCAGGACTCTACCAGGTGTacctcacacacagagagacccgGATCAGTGGTAA
- the LOC121307863 gene encoding RNA-binding protein 38-like, producing the protein MILHRPLICSSEAMHTVQKDTTFTKIFVGGLPYHTTDSSLRKYFQVFGDIEEAVVITDRQTSKSRGYGFVTMVERSAAEMACKDPNPIIDGRKANVNLAYLGAKPRNMQTGFTIGVQQIHPALIQRQYGLAQQYMYPQAFIQPSLMIPSQLSSVGSPYADYNAICAQYASAAFEQYPYAASPGFLGYSYPHPTVIAAAASAMQQPLSTAAHTPTAAFVQYPSQQVQPDRLQ; encoded by the exons atgattttgCATCGACCCTTGATTTGCTCTTCAGAAGCTATGCATACGGTTCAAAAGGACACTACTTTTACAAAGATATTTGTCGGTGGGTTACCGTACCATACCACGGACTCTTCCCTAAGAAAATACTTCCAGGTTTTTGGGGATATCGAAGAAGCGGTCGtcattacagacagacagacctccAAGTCTAGAGGCTATGGCTTT GTCACCATGGTGGAGCGGAGTGCTGCAGAGATGGCCTGTAAAGACCCCAATCCCATCATCGATGGCAGGAAGGCCAACGTGAACCTGGCTTACCTGGGAGCCAAACCCCGCAACATGCAGACAG GTTTTACTATTGGTGTTCAGCAGATTCACCCAGCCCTAATCCAGAGGCAGTATGG GCTGGCTCAGCAGTACATGTACCCTCAAGCCTTCATCCAGCCCAGCTTGATGATCCCCAGCCAGCTGTCCTCCGTTGGCTCCCCCTATGCCGACTACAATGCCATCTGCGCCCAGTACGCCTCGGCCGCCTTCGAGCAGTACCCTTACGCAGCCTCGCCCGGGTTCCTGGGCTACAGCTACCCCCACCCCACTGTCATCGCCGCAGCAGCTAGTGCCATGCAGCAGCCCCTCTCCACAGCTGCCCACACTCCCACCGCTGCCTTCGTACAGTACCCCTCCCAGCAGGTCCAACCCGACCGCCTGCAGTAG